Genomic DNA from Deltaproteobacteria bacterium:
GTTGCTCTCGGTGGCGAGGAACACCGCCACGGTAACCTCGCGATAGACCAGCAGGGCGGTCCAGATCCACACGGACATGAGGGTGGGGCGCAACAGCGGCAGGAGCACGCGGCGGCTGGCCCGCAACATGGTCATCCCGGACACGTAGGCCGCTTCCTCGAGCTCCTTGTGTATCTGCAAGAGCGCGCCGTTCAAGGCGCGGGTGGCGAAGGGCAGGCGGGTGACCAGGTACACCAGCGCGATGAGCCACACGGAGCCGTAAAGGGGCACGTAATCCTTCAGCACGAACAGCGCCACCAGCAGCGCGCCGATGGCGAAGAGCAGTTCGGGCACGGTGTGAGGCAGGAAGGCGCCGAACTCCAAAGCGTAACGCCCGCGGCTGCGGGTGCGCACCACCAGCCACGAGATGGCGAAGGCGCACACCAGCACCAGCGCCGGCACCACGAACATCAGGATCAACGTATGCTTCATGCCGCGCCAGACCAGTTCCCAGTTGACGTTGTAGAAGTTGTTGAGCGAAAGCTGTTCCCACATCTCCAGGGACGGCGGCGCGACGTAGGGTGCGAAGGCGATGAAGCCGACGAGCCCGATGGGCACGAGCTTGGAGAGGACGGCGTAGACTCCGATCATTCCCCAGGCGGCCCAGTTCCACCCGCCCAGGTCCAGCATCTTGGGGCGGTAGCCCTTGCCCGTGATGACCTGGTAGCGGTTGCCCTTCTGCAGCACGCGGCCGTACCACGCGGTGAGCGCCAGCGCCACCACGATCATGAGCACTCCCACCGCGCCGGTGATGCCGTAGCGCGGCTCCATGTCCTCGGGGAACGTCAGCGTGAACAGATAGGTGCTGAAGAGGTAGACGCGGTTGC
This window encodes:
- a CDS encoding iron ABC transporter permease; the encoded protein is MRLPRLNGRVSPLLPVALAPMALVAMFILVIVWVSFQSGTLGTAHSSYTLENYHDVLGDSEIYGVLWNTLWFAFSTVFFALIIGLPIAWLTERTTIPGKPAIYVIMTLGLLIPGIFVAMGWTFIAHPRIGFINRWLVDLLGLDSGPVNIATPLGMGFVQGLNLAPLAFILTTQMFRAMNPMLEEAARTAGMSAAATLRRVTIPLAMPAIMAAVIYIFIVGIATFDVPAVIGLGNRVYLFSTYLFTLTFPEDMEPRYGITGAVGVLMIVVALALTAWYGRVLQKGNRYQVITGKGYRPKMLDLGGWNWAAWGMIGVYAVLSKLVPIGLVGFIAFAPYVAPPSLEMWEQLSLNNFYNVNWELVWRGMKHTLILMFVVPALVLVCAFAISWLVVRTRSRGRYALEFGAFLPHTVPELLFAIGALLVALFVLKDYVPLYGSVWLIALVYLVTRLPFATRALNGALLQIHKELEEAAYVSGMTMLRASRRVLLPLLRPTLMSVWIWTALLVYREVTVAVFLATESNITLTAVVWSYWAAAGMTEASVVTTLMILFFSPLLLLFWIFGRRSALAEE